In a single window of the Sorangium aterium genome:
- a CDS encoding M23 family metallopeptidase codes for MRRLCKGALLAALALGSTIASAGDARAIEGATAFWSNAVEVQVSGGALTRGPGWGWSAGASSVQQIEAGDGFVEFSTNEANRTKIAGLSHGDESPSFWDIDYGVLLRADGGVEILEQGYGKGYFGTYQAGDVFRVEVFEGQVRYRKNGVVFYTSHTGPTYPLALDASLHDEGATVTSAQVTSCAAGDESCMPPGFWKNVRYAPANGTLLTRSPGWGWHAGASSVQQIEAGDGFVEFSTNEASLEKMAGLGNGDVDQGFGDIDYAVFLRADGGLEIVEQGVGKGYFGTYQAGDVFRVEAFSGQVRYRKNGLVFYTSATAPTYPLGLDTSLNHEGATITSAQVASCAAGDTSCMPPGLWRNVRYVTANGGALTRSAGWGWHAGASSAEQIEAGDGFVEFSTNEANLEKMAGLNHGDADQGFGDIDYAIYLRADGGLEIVEQGVGQGYFGMYQPGDVFRVEVFNGHVRYRQNGMVFHTSNTAPTYPLGLDTSLNHEGATVTGAQIMSCAAGDEACMPPQEWKNVRYATANGSLLTRDAGWGWHAGASSAEQIEAGGGYVEFSTNEADLQKMAGLGHGDTDQGFGDIDYAIYLRDDGGLEVYEQGVGQGYFGPYEVGDVFRVEVFNGQVRYRKNGMVFHTSTTAPTYPLGLDTSLNHEGATVAGAQVVSCAAGDTSCMPPGLWQNVRYATANGGVLTRSAGWGWHAGASSAEQIEAGDGYVEFSTNEASLQKMAGLSHGDVDQGFGDIDYAIYLRADGGLEIYEQGVGQGYFGTYQAGDVFRIEVFNGQVRYRKNGLAFHTSLTAPTYPLRLDTSLNDGGATVTGAQVVSCAAGDTSCMPPGFWKNVRHAPASGGSLTRAAGWGWHAGASSVQQIASDDGYVEFSTNETNRYKMAGLGHGDADQGYGDIDYAIYLRGDGGLEVVENGYGQGYFGTYQAGDVFRVDVQSGQVRYLKNGAVFHTSSATPTYPLELDTSLFDEGATITNASISGAGGGGDPTTGCGEVGPGDELSDTKVPTFCNHPTTMPNGDAPPMGQYFGHTCTSVVLQTVYYTHTSGNHSGLDFSVPARSPLYSVGYGKVMCAGPDACVGRYPTARGAPAQIDLTIRYGSVYVIYGHAASTLVAEGDLVVPGQEIGESSDWPNNDHLHFEVRRVADNKAPNPVPFFSPDIRGYLEGTVTDAHFCTGHFDDQADVGFTSTTQLDERPCTDANDGTTGPIRCQEVCDYSPADCEVKTYPNGRREVHEYCSGFSCGGGTYACGLRRNTAAQACP; via the coding sequence ATGAGGAGGCTTTGCAAAGGCGCGCTCCTCGCGGCGCTCGCGCTCGGGAGCACCATCGCGAGCGCAGGAGACGCGCGGGCTATAGAGGGCGCCACCGCCTTCTGGAGCAACGCCGTCGAGGTCCAGGTGTCGGGCGGCGCCCTCACCCGCGGTCCGGGCTGGGGCTGGAGCGCCGGCGCCTCGTCGGTCCAGCAGATCGAGGCGGGCGACGGGTTCGTCGAGTTCTCCACGAACGAGGCGAACCGGACCAAGATCGCCGGGCTGAGCCACGGCGATGAGAGCCCGTCGTTCTGGGACATCGATTACGGGGTGCTCCTTCGCGCCGACGGGGGCGTGGAGATCCTCGAGCAGGGGTACGGAAAGGGCTACTTCGGGACCTACCAGGCCGGCGACGTCTTCCGCGTCGAGGTGTTCGAGGGCCAGGTGCGTTATCGCAAGAACGGGGTCGTATTCTATACGAGCCACACGGGGCCCACCTACCCGCTCGCGCTCGACGCCAGCCTGCACGACGAGGGCGCGACCGTCACCAGCGCCCAGGTCACGAGCTGCGCGGCCGGCGACGAGAGCTGCATGCCGCCGGGGTTCTGGAAGAACGTCCGCTACGCCCCGGCGAACGGGACCTTGCTGACGCGCAGCCCCGGCTGGGGCTGGCACGCCGGGGCCTCATCGGTCCAGCAGATCGAGGCCGGCGATGGGTTCGTGGAGTTCTCCACGAACGAGGCGAGCCTCGAGAAGATGGCGGGCCTCGGCAACGGCGACGTCGATCAGGGCTTCGGGGACATCGACTATGCGGTCTTTCTGCGCGCCGATGGAGGCCTGGAGATCGTCGAGCAGGGGGTTGGGAAAGGCTACTTCGGGACGTACCAGGCCGGCGACGTCTTCCGCGTGGAGGCGTTCAGCGGCCAGGTGCGTTACCGCAAGAACGGGCTCGTGTTCTACACGAGCGCCACGGCGCCCACCTACCCGCTCGGGCTCGACACCAGCCTGAACCACGAGGGCGCGACCATCACCAGCGCCCAGGTCGCGAGCTGCGCGGCCGGGGACACGAGCTGCATGCCGCCGGGGCTGTGGAGGAACGTCCGCTACGTCACCGCCAACGGAGGCGCGCTGACGCGAAGCGCCGGCTGGGGCTGGCACGCCGGCGCCTCATCGGCCGAGCAGATCGAGGCGGGCGACGGGTTCGTGGAGTTCTCCACGAACGAGGCAAACCTCGAGAAGATGGCCGGCCTCAATCACGGCGACGCCGATCAGGGCTTCGGGGACATCGATTACGCGATCTACCTGCGCGCCGATGGAGGCCTGGAGATCGTCGAGCAGGGGGTTGGACAGGGGTACTTCGGGATGTACCAGCCGGGCGACGTCTTCCGCGTCGAGGTGTTCAACGGTCATGTGCGTTACCGGCAGAACGGGATGGTGTTCCACACGAGCAACACGGCGCCCACCTACCCGCTCGGGCTCGACACCAGCCTGAACCACGAGGGCGCGACCGTCACCGGGGCCCAGATCATGAGCTGCGCGGCCGGGGACGAGGCCTGCATGCCGCCGCAGGAGTGGAAGAACGTCCGCTACGCCACGGCGAACGGAAGCCTGCTGACCCGCGACGCCGGCTGGGGCTGGCACGCCGGGGCCTCGTCGGCCGAGCAGATCGAGGCGGGCGGCGGCTACGTCGAGTTCTCCACGAACGAGGCGGACCTCCAGAAGATGGCGGGCCTCGGCCACGGCGACACGGACCAGGGCTTCGGAGACATCGATTACGCGATCTACCTGCGCGACGACGGGGGCCTGGAGGTCTACGAGCAGGGCGTTGGACAGGGATACTTCGGGCCCTACGAGGTCGGGGACGTCTTCCGCGTCGAGGTGTTCAATGGCCAGGTGCGCTACCGCAAGAACGGGATGGTGTTCCACACGAGCACCACGGCGCCCACCTACCCGCTCGGGCTCGACACCAGCCTGAACCACGAGGGCGCGACCGTCGCCGGCGCCCAGGTCGTGAGCTGCGCGGCCGGGGACACGAGCTGCATGCCCCCCGGGCTATGGCAGAACGTCCGCTATGCCACCGCCAACGGAGGCGTGCTGACACGAAGCGCCGGCTGGGGCTGGCACGCCGGGGCCTCGTCGGCCGAGCAGATCGAGGCGGGCGACGGCTACGTGGAGTTCTCCACGAACGAGGCGAGCCTCCAGAAGATGGCGGGCCTGAGCCACGGCGATGTCGATCAGGGCTTCGGGGACATCGATTACGCGATCTACCTGCGCGCCGATGGAGGCCTGGAGATCTACGAGCAGGGCGTTGGACAGGGGTACTTCGGGACCTACCAGGCCGGCGACGTCTTCCGTATCGAGGTGTTCAATGGCCAGGTGCGGTACCGCAAGAACGGGCTGGCGTTCCATACGAGCCTGACGGCGCCCACCTATCCGCTCAGGCTCGATACCAGCCTGAACGACGGGGGCGCGACCGTTACCGGTGCCCAGGTCGTGAGCTGCGCGGCCGGGGACACGAGCTGCATGCCGCCGGGGTTCTGGAAGAACGTCCGCCATGCGCCGGCGAGCGGGGGCTCGCTGACGCGCGCCGCCGGCTGGGGCTGGCATGCCGGGGCCTCGTCGGTCCAGCAGATCGCGTCGGACGATGGCTACGTGGAGTTCTCCACGAACGAGACGAACCGGTACAAGATGGCGGGCCTTGGCCACGGCGACGCCGATCAGGGGTACGGAGACATCGATTATGCGATCTACCTGCGCGGCGACGGGGGACTGGAGGTCGTGGAGAACGGCTACGGACAGGGCTACTTCGGGACCTACCAGGCGGGCGACGTCTTCCGCGTCGACGTGCAGAGCGGCCAGGTCCGCTACCTGAAGAACGGGGCCGTGTTCCACACGAGCAGCGCAACGCCCACCTACCCGCTCGAGCTGGACACCAGCCTGTTCGATGAGGGCGCGACCATCACGAACGCGTCGATCTCGGGCGCCGGCGGCGGGGGGGACCCGACCACCGGCTGCGGCGAGGTGGGGCCCGGCGACGAGCTCAGCGACACGAAGGTGCCCACGTTCTGCAATCACCCCACCACGATGCCGAACGGGGACGCGCCGCCCATGGGGCAGTACTTCGGCCATACGTGCACCTCGGTCGTGCTCCAGACCGTCTATTACACGCACACGTCCGGCAACCACAGCGGGCTCGACTTCTCCGTCCCGGCGCGCAGCCCCTTGTACTCGGTCGGCTATGGAAAGGTCATGTGCGCCGGGCCAGACGCCTGCGTGGGCAGGTACCCCACCGCCCGGGGCGCGCCCGCCCAGATCGATCTGACGATCCGCTATGGCTCGGTCTACGTCATCTACGGGCACGCCGCGTCGACCCTCGTCGCGGAGGGCGATCTCGTCGTCCCGGGGCAGGAGATCGGCGAGTCGTCGGACTGGCCGAACAACGATCACCTGCACTTCGAGGTCCGCCGCGTCGCCGACAACAAGGCGCCGAACCCGGTGCCGTTCTTCTCGCCGGACATCCGGGGCTATCTCGAGGGCACCGTCACCGACGCGCACTTCTGCACGGGGCACTTCGATGATCAAGCGGACGTGGGGTTCACGTCGACTACCCAGCTCGATGAGCGGCCGTGCACGGACGCGAACGACGGGACGACCGGCCCGATCCGCTGCCAGGAGGTGTGCGACTACAGCCCTGCGGACTGCGAGGTAAAAACCTACCCCAACGGGCGCAGGGAGGTGCACGAGTACTGCAGCGGTTTCAGCTGCGGCGGCGGCACCTATGCCTGCGGGCTCCGCCGGAATACGGCCGCCCAGGCGTGCCCGTGA
- a CDS encoding MbtH family protein, whose translation MTLRSALGDFGSTAPGSRLSCDPAAQSGRPAEGKMNQEERQDAATYRVVVDHEKQYTVCPVERAIPRGSREAGKQGSIMECLAYIEQAWERLRAPAEGCAPAEVARARAEWLS comes from the coding sequence ATGACCCTGCGATCCGCGCTCGGAGATTTCGGCTCGACGGCGCCGGGGTCGAGGTTATCGTGCGACCCCGCAGCGCAATCGGGCCGACCCGCGGAGGGGAAGATGAACCAGGAAGAGCGGCAGGACGCAGCCACCTATCGCGTCGTCGTCGATCACGAGAAGCAGTACACCGTCTGCCCTGTCGAGCGCGCGATCCCGCGCGGGTCGCGGGAGGCCGGCAAGCAGGGATCCATCATGGAGTGCCTCGCTTATATCGAGCAGGCATGGGAGCGCCTGCGCGCCCCTGCGGAGGGATGCGCCCCGGCAGAGGTCGCCCGAGCGCGCGCGGAGTGGCTATCCTGA
- a CDS encoding LysR family transcriptional regulator, translating to MEMHQVRYFLAVTETRSFTRAAERCAVSQPALTAAIKKLEEELGGPLVLRERGGAKLTALGQRVLPRLQRLRDEMQAVQVIADNHRRLKQVPLRVGILCTIGPARLAGSLAAFRAEAPGVELEIAVAVQGELLRRLEEAEVDVIVSNLGDAVPDWCVVAPLYEERYVVVLPPGHRLAAREGLRLEDLDGEPYLDRLACEMREQVTGACAARRVDLYAAYRTDREDWVQSLVHAGLGFAFMPEHSVLVTGASQRPLVDPALRRTVALVRSGDRTLAPGLQLFWDALLSRAARARPVTPSRR from the coding sequence ATGGAGATGCATCAGGTCCGGTATTTCCTTGCGGTGACCGAGACCCGCAGTTTCACGCGCGCGGCCGAGCGGTGCGCGGTCTCGCAGCCCGCGCTCACGGCCGCCATCAAGAAGCTCGAGGAGGAGCTGGGCGGGCCGCTCGTCCTGCGCGAGCGCGGCGGCGCCAAGCTCACGGCGCTGGGGCAGCGCGTGCTGCCGCGGCTCCAGCGGCTGCGGGACGAGATGCAGGCCGTCCAGGTGATCGCGGACAACCACCGGCGCCTCAAGCAGGTGCCGCTCCGGGTGGGCATCCTCTGCACCATCGGGCCGGCGCGGCTCGCCGGCTCGCTGGCGGCGTTCCGCGCGGAGGCGCCGGGGGTGGAGCTGGAGATCGCGGTGGCCGTGCAGGGCGAGCTCCTGCGGCGGCTGGAGGAGGCCGAGGTCGACGTCATCGTCTCGAACCTCGGTGACGCCGTTCCGGACTGGTGCGTGGTGGCGCCCCTCTACGAGGAGCGCTACGTCGTGGTCCTCCCGCCCGGCCATCGCCTGGCCGCGCGCGAGGGCCTGCGGCTCGAGGATCTGGACGGCGAGCCCTACCTCGATCGGCTCGCCTGCGAGATGCGCGAGCAGGTGACGGGCGCGTGCGCCGCGCGGCGCGTGGACCTGTACGCGGCGTACCGGACCGATCGAGAGGACTGGGTCCAGAGCCTGGTGCACGCGGGGCTGGGTTTTGCGTTCATGCCCGAGCACTCGGTGCTGGTGACGGGCGCGTCGCAGCGCCCGCTCGTCGACCCGGCCCTCCGGCGCACCGTCGCGCTTGTGCGCTCGGGCGATCGCACGCTGGCGCCGGGCTTGCAGCTCTTCTGGGACGCGCTGCTCTCGCGCGCTGCCCGGGCGCGGCCGGTCACCCCTTCGCGGCGATGA
- a CDS encoding PfkB family carbohydrate kinase, whose amino-acid sequence MAAPRIAVVGHVEHVTLGRTEGVPQPGDIVHLLDARFLPGGGGGLAFAQLCRSDAEIHLFTALGHDAAARAVEERIRVAPGRVQVHAAARAVDHPRVVVVVDAEGRRTIIVTGAPLQPAATDPLPWSILAGCDAVYFTGADPESLRLARAARRLVVTARRGAALRAAAIAPDVVIGSASDPRENAPLDAYDPCPGALVLTDGPRPVRVLRPGGAALVDAPPAPDRVLGEYGAGDSFAGALTFYLAHGLSVEEACRRAGPHGAAVLRGIDPLETQSGLIAP is encoded by the coding sequence ATGGCAGCGCCGCGCATCGCCGTCGTGGGGCACGTCGAGCACGTGACGCTCGGCCGCACCGAGGGCGTCCCTCAGCCGGGCGACATCGTTCACCTGCTCGACGCGCGCTTCCTGCCCGGCGGGGGCGGCGGCCTCGCCTTCGCTCAGCTCTGCCGGAGCGACGCCGAGATCCACCTCTTCACCGCGCTCGGGCACGACGCGGCGGCGCGCGCCGTCGAGGAGCGCATCCGCGTCGCGCCGGGGCGCGTGCAGGTCCACGCGGCCGCGCGCGCCGTGGACCACCCGCGCGTGGTCGTCGTCGTGGACGCCGAGGGCCGTCGCACCATCATCGTCACCGGGGCCCCGCTCCAGCCCGCCGCGACCGATCCGCTCCCGTGGTCGATCCTCGCCGGCTGCGACGCCGTCTACTTCACCGGCGCCGACCCCGAGAGCCTGCGCCTCGCCCGGGCGGCGCGCCGCCTCGTGGTGACGGCCCGCCGGGGCGCGGCGCTCCGGGCGGCGGCGATCGCGCCCGACGTGGTCATCGGCAGCGCCTCCGATCCGCGCGAGAACGCCCCGCTCGACGCGTACGACCCCTGCCCCGGCGCGCTGGTGCTCACCGACGGGCCGCGCCCCGTCCGCGTCCTCCGCCCGGGGGGCGCCGCGCTGGTCGACGCGCCGCCCGCACCGGACCGCGTCCTCGGCGAGTACGGCGCAGGCGACAGCTTCGCCGGGGCGCTCACCTTCTATCTCGCCCACGGCCTCTCGGTCGAGGAAGCCTGTCGCCGCGCCGGACCGCACGGCGCCGCGGTGCTGCGGGGGATCGATCCGCTCGAGACGCAGAGCGGGCTCATCGCGCCGTGA
- a CDS encoding putative quinol monooxygenase, whose product MTAASPTAVTLSLLARIEAKPGKEAEVEALLRSAVGLAAEEPRTVHWFALRIGPSTFGIFDTFADEVGRKEHLAGRIAAALMAKAPELLATPPVIEHVDIIAAKG is encoded by the coding sequence ATGACCGCTGCTTCCCCGACCGCCGTGACCCTCTCCCTCCTGGCCCGCATCGAGGCCAAGCCCGGCAAGGAGGCCGAGGTCGAGGCCCTCCTCCGCTCCGCCGTCGGCCTCGCCGCCGAGGAGCCGCGGACGGTTCACTGGTTCGCGCTGCGCATCGGGCCGTCGACGTTCGGCATCTTCGATACCTTCGCGGACGAGGTGGGGCGCAAGGAGCACCTCGCGGGCCGCATCGCGGCCGCGCTCATGGCAAAGGCGCCGGAGCTGCTCGCCACACCGCCCGTCATCGAGCACGTGGACATCATCGCCGCGAAGGGGTGA
- a CDS encoding PIN domain-containing protein, translating to MQRDKGRTVLRSAQERESHAKPLRSAQDGFLRELVSFDFDDLAAEHDARIRSDLEGDGQPIGSMDLLIASIALANGLILVTHNVREFSRVKGLPLEDWESS from the coding sequence GTGCAGCGTGATAAAGGCCGAACTGTTTTAAGGAGCGCTCAAGAGCGCGAAAGTCACGCAAAACCGCTCCGCTCCGCACAGGATGGTTTTCTGCGAGAGCTCGTCTCGTTCGATTTTGACGATCTCGCAGCCGAACACGATGCGCGCATCCGCTCCGATCTCGAAGGCGATGGTCAACCTATCGGGAGCATGGACCTTCTCATCGCCTCCATCGCGCTCGCGAATGGGCTGATCCTCGTCACCCATAATGTTCGGGAGTTCTCGCGCGTGAAAGGCCTGCCGCTCGAAGACTGGGAATCGTCGTGA
- a CDS encoding serine/threonine-protein kinase, whose product MRVGEIVDERFQIEGLAGSGGMGHVYRARDRRSGDTVALKVIRRADKGELSRFSYEVEALSALRVPGVVRYIAHGVAAGGKPYLVMEWLAGETLAERIARRALTPAESVDVVARIAETLGALHGQGVVHRDLKPSNLLLVEGRLDRAMVLDFGIARFRIDQQLTLPGTVLGTPEYMAPEQARGERRVDARADVFALGCVLFKCLTGRAAFQGAGALAVLVKVLLDEPPRLREVRPDLPDELDALVARMLAKQPDGRPRDGAAVAEELRAIDLSRAGAADGAHPAAPAPVLELTSSERRVTCLVLAHERSAPEEVTRSQEEEQARATGRAEELYALAERYQGQIELIDARSPLLVLTSAEAATDLAAQAARCALSLRGLLGGAQVSLVTGRAELTSRIPMGELIDRAVQLLPSRGEPGAVAAVRIDEVTAGLLGGRFETSSEGGARFLHGARDDLKVTSAPALLGKPMACFGRERELGVLGAELERSIDESTSGVLLVVAAAGMGKSRLRQEFLEKVSSRNARAADGARDGGGADLADGARVEVWVGQGDPMSSGSAFGLLSRALRSAMGIVDGEPLEERRRKVRARVERHPELDVGRVSAFLGELLGAPFPDDDIRVGAARRNRQLMGDQLRLSWEEFIRAECARQPVLLILEDLQWGDLPTLTMVEAALRSLRDLPFLVLGLARPEVHEAFPGLSQGRFGNQMMLPPLTRRASERLVRAALGDEASAELVATLVDRADGNPFYLEEQVRAVAAGHGADLPETVLAMVQARIEALDAEARRVLRAASVFGQAFWPSAVSALLGGAEVTRWLSELERREVVHRRGPGRLRGEVEYRFRHALVREAAYGMLTEADRRLGHALAGAWLEGAGEPDAMALAEHFERGAVPARAAAAYLRAAQHALEGNDLGAAIARAERGLECAPEPAVVGALRLVQAEAHVWRGDLALAEQRGTDAARHLAPGSAPWFAAVTQAVAAASKLGGFDRVERWMGEAVVMAASQGAESAKSTCLSMGASTLAFTGRLAVVDALIAEVERAMGDGASTGAGTGAEVVAGLHQARAFRAMSGGDPGACVTGLEAALVAYEQVGDRRNACITRANLGYSYGELGDFGGAEAALRSVLEATERMGLHEVAAAAQASLGQVLAYGGKLAEARAVEEAALASSQRLGDPRAEVVSRSYLAKIALLAGDFAGAEREARLAEALDSASPFRVAATAIRARALIGLGRAVEALAAAGEALAALESLGGIEEGESMIRLVHAEAFSAVGDADRAAVAISSARDKLLDRAASVRDPEWRRRFLSHVPDNARTLELAAQWVGMGPNCRN is encoded by the coding sequence ATGCGCGTCGGAGAGATCGTCGACGAGCGGTTCCAGATCGAGGGCCTCGCGGGCTCGGGCGGGATGGGGCACGTCTACCGGGCGCGCGACCGGCGAAGCGGCGACACGGTGGCTCTCAAGGTGATTCGCCGCGCCGACAAGGGCGAGCTGAGCCGCTTCTCCTACGAGGTGGAGGCGCTCTCGGCGCTGCGCGTCCCCGGCGTCGTCCGGTACATCGCGCACGGCGTCGCGGCGGGCGGCAAGCCGTATCTGGTGATGGAGTGGCTCGCCGGGGAGACGCTCGCCGAGCGCATCGCGCGGCGAGCGCTCACCCCCGCCGAGAGCGTCGACGTCGTCGCGCGCATCGCGGAGACGCTCGGCGCCCTCCACGGGCAGGGCGTCGTGCACCGCGACCTCAAGCCGAGCAACCTGCTGCTCGTCGAGGGGCGGCTCGATCGCGCGATGGTGCTCGACTTCGGGATCGCGCGCTTCCGGATCGACCAGCAGCTCACCCTGCCGGGCACCGTCCTCGGGACCCCGGAGTACATGGCGCCCGAGCAGGCGCGCGGCGAGCGGCGCGTCGACGCCCGCGCCGACGTGTTCGCGCTCGGCTGCGTGCTCTTCAAGTGCCTCACCGGGCGCGCCGCCTTCCAGGGCGCCGGGGCGCTCGCCGTGCTGGTCAAGGTGCTCCTCGACGAGCCCCCACGCCTCCGCGAGGTCCGCCCCGACCTGCCGGACGAGCTCGACGCCCTCGTCGCCAGGATGCTCGCGAAGCAGCCAGACGGGCGACCCCGCGACGGCGCGGCCGTCGCCGAGGAGCTCCGCGCGATCGACCTCAGCCGCGCCGGCGCGGCGGACGGCGCCCACCCTGCCGCGCCGGCGCCGGTCCTGGAGCTTACGAGCAGCGAGCGGCGCGTCACGTGCCTCGTGCTCGCGCACGAGCGCTCGGCGCCCGAGGAAGTGACGCGCTCGCAGGAGGAGGAGCAGGCGCGGGCGACGGGCCGCGCCGAGGAGCTCTACGCGCTCGCCGAGCGCTACCAGGGCCAGATCGAGCTCATCGACGCGAGATCGCCGCTGCTCGTGCTGACGAGCGCCGAGGCGGCCACCGATCTCGCCGCGCAGGCCGCGCGCTGCGCGCTCTCGCTGCGCGGGCTGCTCGGCGGGGCGCAGGTCTCGCTCGTGACCGGCCGGGCCGAGCTCACGTCGCGCATCCCGATGGGCGAGCTCATCGACCGGGCCGTCCAGCTCCTGCCGTCGCGCGGCGAGCCGGGCGCGGTCGCCGCGGTCCGCATCGACGAGGTGACGGCGGGGCTGCTGGGCGGCCGGTTCGAGACGAGCAGCGAGGGCGGCGCGCGCTTCCTCCACGGGGCCCGGGACGACCTCAAGGTGACGTCGGCGCCGGCGTTGCTCGGCAAGCCGATGGCGTGCTTCGGGCGAGAGCGGGAGCTCGGCGTGCTCGGCGCCGAGCTCGAGCGGAGCATCGACGAGTCGACCTCGGGCGTGCTGCTGGTGGTCGCTGCGGCCGGCATGGGCAAATCGCGGCTGCGGCAGGAGTTCCTCGAGAAGGTGTCGTCGCGCAACGCACGGGCGGCCGACGGCGCGCGCGACGGAGGCGGCGCCGACCTGGCGGACGGCGCCCGCGTGGAGGTGTGGGTCGGCCAGGGCGATCCGATGAGCTCGGGCTCGGCGTTCGGGCTGCTGTCGCGCGCGCTGCGGAGCGCGATGGGCATCGTCGACGGCGAGCCGCTGGAGGAGCGGCGGCGCAAGGTGAGGGCGCGGGTCGAGCGCCACCCCGAGCTCGACGTCGGGCGCGTCAGCGCCTTCCTTGGCGAGCTCCTGGGCGCGCCGTTCCCGGACGACGACATCCGGGTCGGCGCGGCGCGGCGCAACCGGCAGCTGATGGGCGATCAGCTGCGGCTGTCGTGGGAGGAGTTCATCCGGGCCGAGTGCGCGAGGCAGCCGGTGCTGCTGATCCTCGAGGACCTGCAGTGGGGCGACCTGCCCACCCTGACGATGGTCGAGGCGGCGCTCCGGAGCCTCCGGGATCTGCCGTTCCTGGTGCTCGGGCTGGCTCGACCCGAGGTGCACGAGGCCTTTCCGGGGCTGTCTCAGGGGCGCTTCGGCAACCAGATGATGCTGCCGCCGCTCACGCGCCGGGCGAGCGAGCGGCTGGTGCGCGCCGCGCTGGGCGACGAGGCGAGCGCGGAGCTCGTGGCCACGCTGGTGGACCGGGCCGACGGCAACCCGTTCTACCTGGAGGAGCAGGTCCGCGCGGTGGCGGCCGGCCACGGCGCGGACCTGCCGGAGACGGTGCTGGCGATGGTGCAGGCGCGCATCGAGGCGCTCGACGCCGAGGCGCGGCGCGTGCTGCGGGCGGCGAGCGTGTTCGGCCAGGCGTTCTGGCCGAGCGCGGTGAGCGCGCTGCTCGGGGGCGCCGAGGTGACGCGCTGGCTCTCGGAGCTGGAGCGCCGTGAGGTGGTCCACCGGCGCGGCCCCGGGCGGCTGCGGGGCGAGGTCGAGTACCGCTTCCGGCACGCGCTGGTGCGGGAGGCGGCGTACGGGATGCTGACCGAGGCCGACCGGCGGCTGGGCCACGCGCTGGCGGGCGCCTGGCTGGAGGGCGCGGGCGAGCCCGACGCGATGGCGCTCGCGGAGCACTTCGAGCGCGGCGCGGTGCCCGCGCGGGCCGCGGCGGCGTACCTGCGCGCGGCGCAGCACGCCCTGGAGGGCAACGATCTCGGCGCCGCGATCGCGCGGGCCGAGCGCGGGCTCGAGTGTGCGCCGGAGCCCGCGGTGGTGGGGGCGCTCCGGCTGGTCCAGGCCGAGGCGCATGTGTGGCGGGGCGATCTCGCGCTCGCCGAGCAGCGGGGGACCGACGCGGCGCGGCACCTCGCGCCCGGCTCGGCGCCATGGTTCGCGGCCGTCACGCAGGCCGTCGCGGCCGCGAGCAAGCTGGGCGGCTTCGACCGCGTGGAGCGGTGGATGGGCGAGGCGGTCGTCATGGCGGCCTCGCAAGGCGCGGAGAGCGCGAAGAGCACCTGTCTCTCCATGGGCGCCTCGACGCTGGCCTTCACCGGGCGGCTCGCGGTCGTCGACGCGCTCATCGCGGAGGTCGAGCGCGCCATGGGCGACGGGGCGTCGACAGGCGCCGGCACGGGGGCCGAGGTGGTTGCGGGGCTGCACCAGGCGCGCGCTTTCCGCGCCATGAGCGGGGGCGATCCCGGCGCCTGCGTCACCGGCCTGGAGGCCGCGCTCGTGGCGTACGAGCAGGTCGGCGACCGGCGCAACGCGTGCATCACCCGCGCGAACCTGGGCTATTCCTACGGGGAGCTCGGCGATTTCGGCGGCGCCGAGGCGGCGCTCCGCTCCGTGCTGGAGGCCACGGAGCGGATGGGTCTGCACGAGGTGGCGGCGGCGGCGCAGGCCAGCCTCGGGCAGGTCCTCGCCTACGGCGGCAAGCTCGCCGAGGCGCGCGCCGTCGAGGAGGCGGCCCTCGCATCGAGCCAGCGGCTGGGCGACCCGCGCGCCGAGGTGGTGTCGCGCTCGTACCTCGCGAAGATCGCCCTGCTCGCCGGCGATTTCGCGGGCGCGGAGCGCGAGGCGCGCCTCGCCGAGGCGCTGGACAGCGCGTCGCCGTTCCGCGTCGCGGCCACGGCGATCCGCGCCCGGGCGCTGATCGGGCTGGGGCGCGCCGTCGAGGCGCTCGCGGCCGCCGGCGAGGCCCTGGCAGCGCTCGAGTCGCTCGGCGGGATCGAGGAGGGTGAGTCGATGATCCGGCTGGTCCACGCGGAGGCGTTCTCTGCGGTCGGCGACGCGGACAGGGCCGCTGTCGCCATTTCATCGGCGCGCGACAAGCTGCTCGACCGGGCCGCCAGCGTCCGCGATCCCGAGTGGCGCAGGCGCTTTCTCTCCCACGTCCCGGACAACGCCCGCACACTGGAGCTGGCGGCGCAGTGGGTCGGAATGGGTCCGAACTGTCGGAACTGA